CTTCAATATCCACGCTCAGAGGTAAAGAGGTCATCCGGGCAATCCGTGCGATAGCATTTAGGTGTTCCTCAACTGGCAGGGCACCGCCATCGGCATAACCCAACGACCAGGCGACGGCGGCACTGCTGGTACCTACTGCTTGGGCGCCTGTGTTTTGGCAGATTAAAGCGCTGGCAGCATCCCAGGCATTTGGCAGGATCAGTGGGGCGTCAGTTTGGTGCAACTTGGTGAAGGTATTGAATGGGCTGTTGTTCATCGGGATAACCTACTTGAGCGATGTCGTTTGAGTGGTGAATTTACCGCTCAAGAGATTGATTCACTGGCCACAAACGGAACTGAACCGTGAAAACCGGAAAGACAATTAAGATTGTTGGCTGCGATGTGTGAGGGAGGTGGAGCGGACAGGTTCTATTAATACATGGCTAAGAAAGCTATGAATTGCTTTCTTGGCCACGCAGGAAAAAGAAAAAAGGAAAATCAGTTGAGAGCGGGATCTTTATGTAGCCACTGCTGTACCGCCTCCACTACGGGGGCGGGATTCTTGATCCAGCTGAGGTGAGGGTTGCCTTTGGGATAAGTGGGTTTCATCTCCCGGGTTTCGCCGCCGACAATTGCCGCTAATTTACGGGCGGCCTGAATAGGAGCGAAGGGGTCGCCGTCCAGCGCAATATGCAGAGTGGGCTGGCTTGTTTTTTCCATTTGCCCAAAGCGATCCTCTGGAGCAAAGCGGCCACTAAATATGGATCGGGCCCAGTCTTTCATCAGTCTGCGCGCTTCGCGCCAGCCGAATCCCATGCGCGCACCGGGGAAATAACCCAGCAGGCTTGAGGTCACACTGGCAATTGAGGCGAAGAGCAGGATGGCGTACTTGTGCAGGCCACTCCAGCTGCGGTGGTCCACATGGCCGGAGGCGATGCTGACAACCTTGGCGTTACCAGTGAGGCCGGCGCGGGCTGCTAGGGTGCTGGTTTGACCGCCGATACTGTGGCCGAGAATCAGCGCTGGCCCCTGGGGGAATTGCTGTTCCAGCAGTTGGATTAACTGTGGGATAAACGAAAACACCAGATCGTTGTAGCCGTAGTCGGCATTTCGGTGGGGGCGCGGCAGGCTCTCCCCAGTGCCGGGCAATTCGCTGATGGCGGTGCTGTAACCGAGCCTTTGCAGCTCTTCCAGAAGCAGGCGGTAGCGGTTGGCCGGTACGCCCATCGCGGGAAGCACCAATACCAGGGGGCCTTCGCCGTTGTGTACTGTGGTTACTGGTACCTGGAAGGCGCCAAATTCTAATTGATGGGTTTGTTGGGGCATGGTACTTCTCCCTTTAACAGTCCGGCATCATAGGCGAAGCCAGCTTGCCAAACCCATGACCAGACCGCGCAGTGCTGTGTCCCAATCCGCCAAATCCCAGAAACAAGGCGAGTGGCAGGGTAGTCATTTTGATCAGCTTGCAACCGGGCAGGCGAAGGCACGGGGCCTGATGTAACTGGTTGACTTGCAACCGGGTTAGCGAAGGCATTGGGCTGAAGTAATTGATCAACTTGCAACCAATCCCACAACTGCCTAGAATACGCCGCCCGCAATGGGCCCGGTTTATCCGTACCCGTTGTACTCCTTGCCTCATCGGACTGTCCGAGAGGCTGATTAACCCGTAAGGAGCTAAAATGCGTCATTACGAAATTGTATTCCTGGTTCACCCGGACCAGAGCGAGCAGGTACCTGGCATGGTGGAGCGCTACACTGCGTCCATCAAGGAGAGCGGTGGACAGGTTCACCGTCTGGAAGACTGGGGCCGTCGCCGTCTGGCTTACCCGATCAACAAGATCCACAAGGCTCACTACATTCTGATGAACGTAGAATGTTCTGAAGAAGCCCTTGAGGAACTGACTACCAACTTCCGTTACAACGATGCGGTTATCCGTAATCTGGTAATTCGTGAAGATG
This DNA window, taken from Microbulbifer sp. MKSA007, encodes the following:
- a CDS encoding alpha/beta hydrolase, which translates into the protein MPQQTHQLEFGAFQVPVTTVHNGEGPLVLVLPAMGVPANRYRLLLEELQRLGYSTAISELPGTGESLPRPHRNADYGYNDLVFSFIPQLIQLLEQQFPQGPALILGHSIGGQTSTLAARAGLTGNAKVVSIASGHVDHRSWSGLHKYAILLFASIASVTSSLLGYFPGARMGFGWREARRLMKDWARSIFSGRFAPEDRFGQMEKTSQPTLHIALDGDPFAPIQAARKLAAIVGGETREMKPTYPKGNPHLSWIKNPAPVVEAVQQWLHKDPALN
- the rpsF gene encoding 30S ribosomal protein S6 → MRHYEIVFLVHPDQSEQVPGMVERYTASIKESGGQVHRLEDWGRRRLAYPINKIHKAHYILMNVECSEEALEELTTNFRYNDAVIRNLVIREDEAITEESPIMKAEKESRERKAARAERTERRERAGEEKASSDAAEASSDNAESEE